From the Candidatus Melainabacteria bacterium genome, the window ATCGGAATGGTCGGGCACGCCCCGCCTGCAATCGGAAAATCGAAAATGCTCGGCAGATTCAATTCAACCAACCTCTCCGAGAACAAATCTTCGACAGACAAAATGTTGAACGAACCTTTATTGCCGCAGTTATCGAAATAACCGAGCGCAACCGCTTTTACTTTCTCGAGTTGTCCTGATACATATAGAGTGGTAAACCATCGGTCCAAAATATCGTTGCGTTCGTCGTGGTCAGTCAAAAACAATACTGCGTCAGTAAGATCGGGTTCGAATTCCGTACCGAAAAGCGACGCCAATCCCGTCAAATTTCCACCGAGAAGCGGTCCCTGGCCAATGCCCTCAACAGCAACATGACTGTGACTGTCAGACCAAGCCGCACCATTACCAGTGCCAGCGAAAAGTGTAGTCAAAGCAGATGATGCTGTCAGTGTAGATTTCAGACGGAGAAAAGTAGACTCGCTTTTTATGTCTTCGAGATTCGGTCCGTGAAAGGTTATCAATCCGGTTCTCTTCTGAACGCCCATCAAAATGGTGGTGTTCTCACCGCCACCGACAATAATTTTTGGCTGGCGCTCGATGGCGGCATATTCCAGAAAAGGCAGCAGGGACAGTGCTCCAAAGCCACCACTAATACAAAAGATGGCGGACACGGAATCGTCATTTAGAAATCCATTGAAGTCACTGGTCCTATCCGCGACACTACCTGCGGTGTGCCCTTTTACTTCCAAAACATGTTCGCCGATGACTGGACTGAATCCCATATCTTCGATCAGGCGCGCTGCACGTGAAACAACAGATGGTCGATAAGGTCGCCCGCCGGGTGCGACCAACCCGACTCGATCGCCTGGTTTCAGGGCATTTGCTTTCAATGATGTTTTATTCGTCATCTTCAACTTGTTGCAACTTCGTCAATACTAAAGCGAACATTCTCCCTGTCTGTGGCATCAAGCGTAGCCATTACTCCTAGTGGCATTGTAAATTTTTCTACTCCATGTCCCAGTCTCAAACCATAGACAACAGGCACATCGAGATCGCCCAACTGCTCACGCAAAACCGATTCAAGACTGTCGTTCAGAGGCGATACTTTTCTACCACTTTCACCAGGCTTGCATTCCACACTCTCGCCGACAATAATGCCTGCTGCTCCCTGAAATTTATTGGCCAACTTCAGTTGCACCAGCATCCTCTCGATACTATGTGGCTCCTCGCCAACGTCTTCGATAAAAAATATCTTGCCGGTTGTTTCGATTTCGAACGGCGTTCCAAGCATCTGTTTAATCAAAGTCAACGAACCACCGATAATTTGACCAGTAGCGCGACCGGCTCGTAACACCATGCGTGGTGGCGGATATTTCGGCTTGAACTCAGGTTCCGGCGGGTCTTCGATTGCTCCAAGTGCTTGATCACCCATCACAGCCTCTTTGAAATGCCTGTATGTGTAATCAGCTTCGAAAAAATTCCCTAAGGTAGGTCCGTGAAAAGTAACCAGACCGGTCTGTTGATGAATGGGAACCAACAGACCTGTTATATCGCTGAAACCGACCAAAATTTTGGGATTTCTTGCCAACAGCTCAAAGTCGATCTTCGGCAGCAAGCGCACCGAGCCCGTACCGCCACGGAGCGGCATCACCATCTTGACCTCGGGATCTGCCCAGATGGTGTGCAAATCTTCGACGCGAGCCTCATCTCGACCAGCCAGGTCACCATAACGCGCAAAA encodes:
- a CDS encoding LD-carboxypeptidase: MTNKTSLKANALKPGDRVGLVAPGGRPYRPSVVSRAARLIEDMGFSPVIGEHVLEVKGHTAGSVADRTSDFNGFLNDDSVSAIFCISGGFGALSLLPFLEYAAIERQPKIIVGGGENTTILMGVQKRTGLITFHGPNLEDIKSESTFLRLKSTLTASSALTTLFAGTGNGAAWSDSHSHVAVEGIGQGPLLGGNLTGLASLFGTEFEPDLTDAVLFLTDHDERNDILDRWFTTLYVSGQLEKVKAVALGYFDNCGNKGSFNILSVEDLFSERLVELNLPSIFDFPIAGGACPTIPIGLTVALDTRRKTLEFLQPALL
- a CDS encoding LD-carboxypeptidase — translated: MPMLKKPQRLREGDTVGIIAPSSPAFEQGHVEYSFSRLKKLGLKYKLGKHVFARYGDLAGRDEARVEDLHTIWADPEVKMVMPLRGGTGSVRLLPKIDFELLARNPKILVGFSDITGLLVPIHQQTGLVTFHGPTLGNFFEADYTYRHFKEAVMGDQALGAIEDPPEPEFKPKYPPPRMVLRAGRATGQIIGGSLTLIKQMLGTPFEIETTGKIFFIEDVGEEPHSIERMLVQLKLANKFQGAAGIIVGESVECKPGESGRKVSPLNDSLESVLREQLGDLDVPVVYGLRLGHGVEKFTMPLGVMATLDATDRENVRFSIDEVATS